The sequence below is a genomic window from Ipomoea triloba cultivar NCNSP0323 chromosome 2, ASM357664v1.
GGCTAATGATCACCTCGAGAACTGCATTTCTGTTTATGTTGAGGTCCGGAGCTCAAACGTGAGAGAAACCCTGCAGGCTCTGGATTTGGATTACCTGGAAATATCATTGACAGAGTTAGATAGCCTCCAGAGCCTAGAAGACTGCATAGACCAGTGGGGAAGGCACCTGGAATTTGCAGTGACATATGTGTTGGAGATTGAGCACAGGCTTTGTTCCGAGGTTTTTCGAAACGTTGGCTCAGATACCTCGATGGATTGCTTTGCCAAGATTGCTGTCCAGTCAGGCATTCAATCTTTCTTCAAATTTGGGAATTCAGTGGCTAGGAGCAAGAAGGAAGCCATCAAGCTGCTGAAACTTTTGGACATTTTTGCAGCTCTTAACAAGCTCAGATCAGATTTCAACCGACTTTTCAAGGGGAAATCCTGTGCAGAAATCAAGAATCAGACGAGGGATTTGATCAAGAAAGTCGTGGATGGGGCGTGCGATATTTTCTGGGAACTTTCCCTCCAAGTTGAGCTGCAACTCCCATCTAGTCCCCCAGGCGATTGCGGGGTTCCCAGGCTGGTTACCTTTGTCACAGACTTCTGCAACCAGCTACTCGAGGATGAGCACTGGAAAACTTTGCTCCAAGTTGCTGAGATTCATCACGGGTGGAACCACAAGTCCTTCTCGGAGAATCTTCTCTCGGGCGAGATTCACAGCATAGTGATCGCGCTGGAGAGGAATCTGGAGACGTGGGCAGGCGAATACAAGGACAGCACGCGCTCCTGCCTCTTCATGATGAACACCAATTGGTACCTCGGCAAGTACACAAGAGGAACAAAGCTTGCTGACATAATGGGACAAGAATGGCTAAGAGGGCATGAGGAGTACATGGAGTACTACGAAGCAGTTTACCTTAACGAGAGCTGGGGAAGGCTCCCGGCCCTCTTATGCAACGATGACATGGCATTCGATCACGTAGCAGCCAACCGGGCACTCACAGAATTCACAGCAGCCTTTGACAGCATGTGCAAAAGACAGTCCAATGTTGTACTGTGTGACAAGGGGCTGAAATGGAGAACATGTGAGCTCGTTCTTCGGGCCGTTGTTCCTCCATACAAGAGTTATCTGGAAAGCTATGTGCCCTCAATAGAACACAAGACAGGCTGCAGAATTGATGTGAAATACACACCAGAAAGCCTGCAGAGCATGGTGAGTTCTCTGTTTCAGCCAAAATTTGGGAAGCTTGGGAACACCAAATGCACAGAACTTGTCAACAAGGTCAACAATGTCATTGCTAATCCAATCTCCTCAACTCCTGCAGCTGCATGATCATGTTGATATGCATAATGCATAACCACTGATTATCGTAGAAACAGTTGATTTACATCCCGCGATTAGGTTAAGTACATGGTTTAATATAATCTATGCTCCTGATCATGTTTCAGATGATGTGTGTCTTCTGATACAGTGAATTGCAGTGTCTCAAACATGAGCATGTAAATCATAACACTGCTTTAGGGCTATACATACTGTTGAAGTGCATAAATGGCATTCACATATTACATCTCAAGTTATGaagtcttttgttttttttttgagtgacgagagaaactcgTAGCCACTGTCAGAGGGTGTGCATTGCGAAAATCCCACCTTGTGACCGGACGTAAACCAGCCTAAATTGCTCAATAGCTGtccgactcaaaccaagaagacaaATAAGCTGTTCTCGTTGGGAGCAATGTCATGGTTGCCTAGGTTGTTTCCCTCCTCCCCACCCCAACACTTCTTTAACTTCGCTTGTTAACATTGGTCAAGTTGGTTTCAACTACCATATCCATGTGCAGCACATCATTCACAAACTGACAAAAGCAGTAAAGACTTCAAAAGAATTCACTTGTGAAACAAGTCTTTCCCATATAGAATCATAAGCTCATGAAATACTTCATGTCTGATTTGTCTTCATCTCCCCTCACCAAAAAGTTCATCTTTAGAGCCAGGTAGTTTAACAGCCTATATATAAGATATACAAGCAATAGAatcataaagtaaaaaaaaaaaaaaaaaaaaaaaaaaatatatatatatatatatatatatatatatatatatatatatataNNNNNNNNNNNNNNNNNNNNNNNNNNNNNNNNNNNNNNNNNNNNNNNNNNNNNNNNNNNNNNNNNNNNNNNNNNNNNNNNNNNNNNNNNNNNNNNNNNNNNNNNNNNNNNNNNNNNNNNNNNNNNNNNNNNNNNNNNNNNNNNNNNNNNNNNNNNNNNNNNNNNNNNNNNNNNNNNNNNNNNNNNNNNNNNNNNNNNNNNNNNNNNNNNNNNNNNNNNNNNNNNNNNNNNNNNNNNNNNNNNNNNNNNNNNNNNNNNNNNNNNNNNNNNNNNNNNNNNNNNNNNNNNNNNNNNNNNNNNNNNNNNNNNNNNNNNNNNNNNNNNNNNNNNNNNNNNNNNNNNNNNNNNNNNNNNNNNNNNNNNNNNNNNNNNNNNNNNNNNNNNNNNNNNNNNNNNNNNNNNNNNNNNNNNNNNNNNNNN
It includes:
- the LOC116011218 gene encoding exocyst complex component EXO70A1-like, with the protein product MFSSSYKYAVVQVYDHKLRMAEMQKLERLKAAKEVLRCSLEESKELAFRIGESGPRLERMSQRLALLETTMNAISTKWKLYEIKGPLDQAFGLSASIVDMFEVICSLEIALSSDLSSPGLLAYLTTVKYTEDALRFLTGYCKLAIPWLEDAQQILESNKSIADHWYLKNVTKCLLALEELQAMEERFKLRGGALMPALDKLESEFARLLLDNRSHPSVDTPPLPLPFPEPVLEKVQAIVERLGANDHLENCISVYVEVRSSNVRETLQALDLDYLEISLTELDSLQSLEDCIDQWGRHLEFAVTYVLEIEHRLCSEVFRNVGSDTSMDCFAKIAVQSGIQSFFKFGNSVARSKKEAIKLLKLLDIFAALNKLRSDFNRLFKGKSCAEIKNQTRDLIKKVVDGACDIFWELSLQVELQLPSSPPGDCGVPRLVTFVTDFCNQLLEDEHWKTLLQVAEIHHGWNHKSFSENLLSGEIHSIVIALERNLETWAGEYKDSTRSCLFMMNTNWYLGKYTRGTKLADIMGQEWLRGHEEYMEYYEAVYLNESWGRLPALLCNDDMAFDHVAANRALTEFTAAFDSMCKRQSNVVLCDKGLKWRTCELVLRAVVPPYKSYLESYVPSIEHKTGCRIDVKYTPESLQSMVSSLFQPKFGKLGNTKCTELVNKVNNVIANPISSTPAAA